A region of Pyxidicoccus parkwaysis DNA encodes the following proteins:
- the cax gene encoding calcium/proton exchanger, with protein sequence MSTPASVTPIPPASAPTPEGEDGTWLTTDRVFMGLLVVALPAAIASHFLFPGVWTFILCSIALIPLARLMGEATEVIAHKLGSGLGGLMNASFGNAAELIIALAALRSGHADVVKASITGAILGNILLVLGAAILAGGIKYRVQKFNMTAALSGSSIMFLALTALSIPDLFHAVRGPAADPVIFPMSVTIAVILLIVYVLSLVFSLKTHAHLYAGEEHGTPEELPSWSTKKATIVLLGATLGVVVVAEFLVHAIEAAIATFGFTHTFVGVIIIAVVGNAAEHSTAIIMALKNKMDLSFNIAFESSKQIALFVAPVLVLLSIPLGQNLTLEFSHMEVIGMAVGTAAATLIALDGESNWLEGVMLLGVYAILGVTFFFIP encoded by the coding sequence GTGAGCACGCCCGCCTCCGTCACGCCCATACCGCCCGCTTCCGCTCCCACCCCCGAAGGTGAGGACGGAACGTGGCTCACCACCGACCGCGTCTTCATGGGTCTGCTGGTGGTGGCCCTTCCCGCCGCCATTGCGTCGCACTTCCTGTTCCCGGGCGTGTGGACGTTCATCCTCTGCTCCATCGCGCTGATTCCGCTGGCGCGGCTGATGGGTGAGGCCACCGAGGTCATCGCGCACAAGCTGGGCAGCGGCCTGGGCGGCCTGATGAACGCGTCGTTCGGCAACGCCGCGGAGCTCATCATCGCGCTCGCCGCGCTGCGCTCGGGTCACGCGGACGTGGTGAAGGCCTCCATCACCGGCGCCATCCTGGGCAACATCCTGCTGGTGCTCGGCGCGGCGATTCTGGCCGGCGGCATCAAGTACCGGGTGCAGAAGTTCAACATGACGGCGGCGCTGTCCGGCTCGTCCATCATGTTCCTGGCGCTCACCGCGCTGTCCATTCCGGACCTGTTCCACGCGGTGCGCGGCCCGGCGGCGGACCCGGTCATCTTCCCGATGTCCGTCACCATCGCGGTCATCCTGCTCATCGTCTACGTCCTGTCGCTGGTGTTCTCCCTGAAGACGCACGCGCACCTGTACGCGGGCGAGGAGCACGGCACGCCGGAGGAATTGCCGTCCTGGAGCACGAAGAAGGCCACCATCGTCCTGCTGGGCGCCACGCTGGGCGTCGTCGTCGTCGCCGAGTTCCTGGTGCATGCGATTGAGGCGGCCATCGCGACGTTCGGCTTCACGCACACGTTCGTGGGCGTCATCATCATCGCCGTGGTGGGCAACGCGGCCGAGCACTCCACGGCCATCATCATGGCGCTGAAGAACAAGATGGACCTGTCCTTCAACATCGCCTTCGAGTCCTCGAAGCAGATTGCCCTCTTCGTGGCGCCGGTGCTGGTGCTGCTGTCGATTCCACTGGGGCAGAACCTCACGCTGGAGTTCAGCCACATGGAGGTCATCGGGATGGCGGTGGGCACGGCGGCGGCCACGCTGATTGCGCTCGACGGCGAGTCCAACTGGCTGGAGGGCGTGATGCTGCTGGGCGTCTACGCCATCCTGGGTGTCACCTTCTTCTTCATCCCGTAA
- a CDS encoding DMT family transporter, whose translation MALITLFWGVTFVVVKDALGHGDPFSFLTLRFSVGAAVLSALAGRQVLNPVNLRRGLVLGAFLFVGFALQTLGLTLTTPSRSAFITGMSVVFVPLLSLVLFKRVPKVTSLLGVVLAAVGLYFLTRPEAGGEGGGLARGDVLTLGCAVAYACHITLTERYAPKEGVAGLVAVQLWSVALLSALCLPFVTRRVEWTPSFVAAVLVCGVLASAVAISVQTWGQARTTAVRAAVIYSMEPVFASAYSVALGYEVLGAREWAGGGLILLGVLVSDVGAAAWAWWRSRPRGG comes from the coding sequence CTGGCCCTCATCACCCTCTTCTGGGGCGTCACCTTCGTGGTGGTGAAGGACGCCCTGGGGCATGGCGACCCGTTCTCGTTCCTCACGCTACGCTTCTCCGTGGGCGCGGCGGTGTTGAGCGCGCTGGCGGGACGGCAGGTGCTCAATCCCGTCAACCTGCGGCGGGGCCTGGTGCTGGGCGCGTTCCTCTTCGTGGGCTTCGCGCTGCAGACGCTGGGGCTCACGCTGACGACGCCGTCGCGCTCGGCGTTCATCACCGGGATGAGCGTGGTGTTCGTGCCGCTCTTGTCGCTGGTGCTCTTCAAGCGCGTGCCGAAGGTGACGTCGCTCCTGGGCGTGGTGCTGGCGGCGGTGGGGCTCTACTTCCTCACGCGGCCGGAGGCGGGAGGGGAGGGCGGCGGGCTGGCCCGGGGCGACGTGCTGACGCTGGGCTGCGCGGTGGCGTACGCGTGCCACATCACCCTCACGGAGCGGTACGCGCCGAAGGAGGGCGTGGCCGGGCTGGTGGCGGTGCAGCTGTGGAGCGTGGCGCTGCTGTCCGCGCTGTGCCTTCCCTTCGTGACGCGTCGGGTGGAGTGGACTCCGTCCTTCGTGGCGGCGGTGCTGGTGTGCGGCGTGCTGGCCAGCGCGGTGGCCATCAGCGTGCAGACGTGGGGGCAGGCGCGCACCACGGCGGTGCGGGCGGCGGTCATCTACTCCATGGAGCCGGTGTTCGCCTCGGCCTACTCGGTGGCGCTGGGGTACGAGGTGCTGGGCGCGCGCGAGTGGGCGGGTGGCGGGCTCATCCTCCTCGGCGTGCTGGTGTCCGATGTGGGCGCGGCAGCCTGGGCGTGGTGGCGCTCGAGGCCACGCGGCGGGTAG
- a CDS encoding MBL fold metallo-hydrolase: MSVELRRNGMHLTGTPLSLDAKRKSPLCFVSHGHSDHIARHERTIATAATLRFMTHRLGPVNAPLAVPYGQPFDLGPLVLELLPAGHILGSAQLRAIRSDGKRIVYTGDLNVAPSLTAEATVVAECDTLVIESTFGHPRYRFPPRAEVLGEVEAWIRKHLERGAVPVLLGYPLGKSQEAMKHLASRGFKLVAHESIYEVAQLYAELGVPIENVRLFTGKVEPGEVLFIPPHQARGGALAALWPRATAVLTGWAVDRGAARRYGADVAFPLSDHADFPSLVSYAKATGASEVITCHGFAEELAQALRDAGIDARPLGSKPQQLTLL; encoded by the coding sequence ATGAGTGTCGAGCTGCGCCGAAACGGGATGCACCTGACGGGCACGCCGCTGTCGCTGGATGCGAAGCGGAAGTCTCCGCTGTGCTTCGTCAGCCATGGGCACTCGGACCACATCGCCCGGCACGAGCGCACCATCGCCACGGCGGCCACGCTGCGCTTCATGACGCACCGCTTGGGGCCGGTGAATGCGCCGCTCGCGGTGCCGTACGGTCAGCCCTTCGACCTGGGACCGCTGGTGCTGGAGCTGCTGCCCGCGGGCCACATCCTCGGCAGTGCGCAGTTGCGGGCCATCCGCTCGGACGGCAAGCGCATCGTCTACACGGGGGACCTCAACGTCGCGCCCTCGCTCACGGCCGAGGCCACGGTGGTGGCCGAGTGCGACACGCTCGTCATCGAGTCCACCTTCGGCCATCCGCGCTACCGCTTCCCTCCGCGCGCGGAGGTGCTGGGCGAGGTGGAGGCGTGGATTCGCAAGCATCTGGAGCGCGGCGCGGTGCCGGTGCTGCTCGGCTATCCGCTGGGCAAGAGCCAGGAGGCGATGAAGCACCTCGCCAGCCGGGGCTTCAAGCTGGTGGCGCATGAGTCCATCTACGAAGTCGCGCAGCTCTACGCGGAGCTGGGCGTGCCGATTGAGAACGTGCGCCTCTTCACCGGGAAGGTGGAGCCAGGCGAGGTGCTCTTCATTCCTCCGCACCAGGCGCGCGGAGGAGCGTTGGCGGCGTTGTGGCCGAGGGCCACGGCGGTGCTGACGGGCTGGGCGGTGGACCGGGGCGCGGCGCGGCGCTACGGCGCGGACGTGGCGTTTCCGTTGTCGGACCACGCGGACTTTCCCTCGCTGGTGTCCTATGCAAAGGCCACGGGCGCGAGCGAGGTGATTACGTGCCACGGCTTCGCGGAGGAGTTGGCGCAGGCGCTGCGCGACGCGGGCATCGACGCGCGTCCGCTCGGCAGCAAGCCGCAGCAGTTGACGCTGCTCTGA
- a CDS encoding MOSC domain-containing protein, with amino-acid sequence MASRTPQLSGRTVRVLVCTEKKTFVTRELAETKVTFEGIEGDRHAGLTRPADVRTPWFPKGTLIRNTRQLSLVSTEELAQVAETLVIPKVLASWLGANLEVAGIPTLTHLPPGTRLFFPGDAVLAVEGENEPCTGPGRVIEAHYPDKEKLASRFVKAAWQRRGLVAWVERPGVIRAGDEVKVMLPKPVTYGVPVEPTGKKAGLA; translated from the coding sequence ATGGCCTCTCGCACTCCGCAGTTATCCGGACGCACCGTGCGCGTCCTCGTGTGCACCGAGAAGAAGACCTTCGTCACGCGCGAGCTGGCGGAGACGAAAGTGACTTTCGAGGGCATCGAAGGAGACAGGCACGCGGGGCTGACGAGGCCCGCGGACGTGCGCACGCCGTGGTTCCCGAAGGGCACGCTGATTCGCAACACGCGGCAGTTGTCACTGGTGTCCACCGAGGAGCTGGCCCAGGTGGCGGAGACGCTGGTTATCCCGAAGGTGCTCGCGTCGTGGCTGGGAGCGAATCTCGAAGTCGCGGGCATCCCCACGCTGACGCACCTGCCTCCCGGGACGCGGCTGTTCTTCCCCGGTGACGCGGTGCTCGCGGTGGAAGGGGAGAACGAGCCGTGCACTGGCCCGGGGCGCGTGATTGAGGCGCACTACCCGGACAAGGAGAAGCTCGCGAGCCGCTTCGTGAAGGCCGCGTGGCAGCGCCGGGGCCTCGTGGCCTGGGTGGAGCGGCCCGGCGTCATCCGCGCGGGCGACGAGGTGAAGGTGATGCTGCCGAAGCCCGTGACGTATGGGGTGCCGGTAGAGCCCACGGGCAAGAAGGCCGGCCTCGCGTAG
- a CDS encoding pentapeptide repeat-containing protein, whose translation MAKAPSIEKLLQSGSAEWNRMRKSGQVPSDHTGATFSQLFSANTDLSGLGLVGSEWERCDLSKVNFRDADLSNAYFHGGRLQDCDFRGANLEGATFEKLKLLRCDFTGAKGLEEVEMDDVDMDRVVGLDGEEAPPPPPPPAQGITAFTREQREKALGAQASAVMQGEPTGDELPPFRPQDPPGSLFFRALKRMAMPPLWVLDVPGLRPLLPQRLPPGSSLETLYREAVKTRLENKKPAADPAVVERAQKSVRMGAKDAATAAMYLREVGVLPLARFSAAQVLKAALREEVEVDDLTGSIDPRTTGALLELRLTHEVVEHLQEARRRLAATQLYTSLLEAGFNPENNWEEALESSEQAMELAHAATGEDRNALFEGFQVFAALPEEARLRRLAYLAESVSNLELVSRLPEGMEPAWINGPETRECHDREMTFVQALKAQDIPTKAAALAKAELGVPEGEVPEESDDDLFVHVRCDVCGKEKLIVQSPDV comes from the coding sequence ATGGCGAAAGCCCCCAGTATCGAGAAGCTTCTTCAGAGTGGCTCGGCGGAATGGAACCGGATGCGCAAGTCCGGCCAGGTTCCTTCCGACCATACCGGCGCCACCTTCAGTCAACTGTTCTCCGCCAACACGGACCTCTCCGGCCTGGGCCTCGTCGGCTCCGAGTGGGAGCGGTGCGACCTGTCCAAGGTCAACTTCCGTGATGCGGACCTTTCCAACGCCTACTTCCACGGCGGACGTCTTCAGGACTGCGACTTCCGGGGAGCCAACCTGGAAGGCGCCACCTTCGAGAAGTTGAAGCTCCTGCGCTGCGACTTCACGGGCGCCAAGGGCCTGGAAGAAGTGGAGATGGACGACGTGGACATGGACCGCGTCGTCGGCCTGGACGGTGAGGAGGCTCCACCTCCGCCACCTCCGCCGGCACAGGGCATCACCGCGTTCACCCGCGAGCAGCGCGAGAAGGCGCTGGGCGCGCAGGCCTCGGCCGTCATGCAGGGCGAGCCGACCGGCGACGAGCTGCCGCCCTTCCGGCCGCAGGACCCGCCGGGCTCGCTCTTCTTCCGTGCGCTCAAGCGCATGGCCATGCCCCCGCTGTGGGTGCTGGACGTGCCGGGCCTGCGTCCGCTCCTGCCGCAGCGGCTGCCCCCGGGCAGCTCGCTGGAGACGCTGTACCGCGAGGCGGTGAAGACGCGGCTGGAGAACAAGAAGCCCGCGGCGGACCCGGCGGTGGTGGAGCGCGCGCAGAAGTCGGTGCGCATGGGCGCGAAGGACGCGGCCACGGCGGCCATGTACCTGCGCGAGGTGGGCGTGCTGCCGCTGGCGCGCTTCTCCGCGGCGCAGGTGCTGAAGGCGGCGCTGCGGGAAGAGGTGGAGGTGGATGACCTGACGGGCTCCATCGACCCTCGCACCACGGGCGCGCTCCTGGAGCTGCGGCTGACGCACGAGGTGGTGGAGCACCTGCAGGAGGCGCGGCGCCGGCTGGCGGCCACGCAGCTCTACACGTCGCTGCTGGAGGCGGGCTTCAACCCGGAGAACAACTGGGAAGAGGCGTTGGAGTCGAGCGAGCAGGCGATGGAGCTGGCGCACGCGGCGACGGGCGAGGACCGCAACGCGCTGTTCGAGGGCTTCCAGGTGTTCGCGGCGCTGCCGGAAGAGGCGCGGCTGCGGCGGCTGGCGTACCTGGCCGAGTCGGTGTCCAACCTGGAGCTGGTGAGCCGGCTGCCGGAGGGGATGGAGCCGGCGTGGATCAACGGTCCGGAGACGCGCGAGTGCCATGACCGGGAGATGACGTTCGTCCAGGCGCTGAAGGCGCAGGACATCCCGACGAAGGCGGCCGCGCTGGCGAAGGCGGAGCTCGGCGTGCCCGAGGGCGAGGTGCCCGAGGAGAGCGACGACGACCTCTTCGTCCACGTGCGCTGTGACGTCTGCGGGAAGGAGAAGCTCATCGTCCAGTCGCCGGACGTCTGA
- a CDS encoding RluA family pseudouridine synthase, whose translation MIEYRIEADTAGMRLDKHLRKRLPNVPVSHLFKMIRTKKVRVNGKRAQPEQLLAEGDVLTIRGDADQLTADDRPKSDRPKPPPPPVDPSRLVILKEDDWLMAVDKPSGMAVHTGSGITGGTLVDYVRAYLGPKAVRNDFAASPAHRLDRETSGVILVAKRRPAMVHFTEVFTEGLSKKRYLTLVKGRMPKDSGVIDLPLSEHQQTAESKARRGVNMQEALTRWKVVKQSGDAALLSCSIETGRTHQIRRHLAAIGHPVAGDKKYGDFAFNRDVRARWGLKRLFLHAERIEFPHPDGGAKVAVEAPLPPELRDVLKRAALVP comes from the coding sequence ATGATCGAGTACCGAATCGAAGCCGACACCGCCGGGATGCGCCTGGACAAGCACCTGCGCAAGCGGCTGCCCAATGTCCCGGTGAGCCACCTGTTCAAGATGATTCGCACCAAGAAGGTGCGGGTGAACGGGAAGCGCGCCCAGCCTGAGCAGTTGCTAGCCGAGGGCGACGTGCTCACCATCCGCGGCGACGCAGACCAGCTCACGGCCGACGACCGTCCGAAATCGGACCGTCCGAAGCCACCGCCCCCGCCGGTGGACCCCAGCCGGCTCGTCATCTTGAAGGAGGACGACTGGCTCATGGCCGTGGACAAGCCCAGCGGAATGGCCGTCCATACCGGCAGCGGCATCACCGGCGGAACGCTGGTGGACTACGTGCGCGCCTACCTGGGCCCCAAGGCCGTCCGCAACGACTTCGCCGCGTCTCCCGCCCACCGGCTGGACCGCGAGACGTCCGGCGTCATCCTGGTGGCCAAGCGCCGCCCGGCGATGGTCCACTTCACCGAGGTCTTCACCGAGGGCCTGTCGAAGAAGCGCTACCTCACCCTGGTGAAGGGGCGGATGCCCAAGGATTCGGGCGTCATCGACCTGCCCCTGTCGGAGCACCAGCAGACGGCCGAGTCCAAGGCCCGTCGCGGGGTGAACATGCAGGAGGCCCTCACCCGGTGGAAGGTCGTCAAGCAATCGGGCGACGCAGCGCTCCTGTCCTGCTCCATCGAGACGGGGCGCACCCATCAGATAAGAAGGCATCTGGCCGCCATCGGACATCCGGTGGCGGGCGACAAGAAGTACGGTGACTTCGCCTTCAACCGCGACGTGCGGGCGCGCTGGGGGCTCAAGAGGCTGTTCCTGCACGCCGAGCGCATTGAATTCCCGCATCCCGATGGCGGTGCGAAGGTGGCCGTGGAGGCCCCCCTCCCACCGGAATTGAGGGACGTGCTCAAGCGGGCCGCACTGGTGCCCTGA
- a CDS encoding penicillin-binding protein 1A — MADPKTTDRSRSKLVLDGVPRGRWWKFLLKAAAWLALTGATAAAVAVTVIYYKYSEGLPAIPKVDEYWPPIVTEVYTDDAVLAGEFYNERRKVVPYERIPKRLVQAFIASEDSSFFDHFGVDVLGTVRAGVKTVGAKLGLRSGGVQGGSTLTQQTAKAVLISAEGYKNATAKTLTRKIREAILAFRLEQALTKEEILYLYLNNVFLGHHSYGVQSAAENYYRKDVRDLTLGEMTLIAGLPQAPSRYSPFLRPEAARKRRSYVLRRMLDEGMISQAEHDAANAEPVKVYPVEDVFHEFAPFFVEQVRKDVVDRYGNPVLLKEGLKVFTTMDSERQRAAQDAVLDGLLTVDKRQGWRGPVEQLAKTEDIKAFIERAKKAMGKQELVENRLYVGVVTAVDSDGKGADVQVGPYSGRLPLLGMRWARKVNPEGYYPAMMITSVKKAIAVGDVLVLRHVTKKDLTDDKEQWDRKLAEEIPDEGVTLFRLEQTPEAQSALVSIDPHRQYLSAMVGGYDFDDNEFNRAFQACRQPGSSFKPFVYSAALEQLNWTEATVIVDSPIVEHDPDNKVSWKPENYSEEFVGDVLLRTALINSMNIPAVKTFAAVGVKNMAAWAQKLGMTTPMNMDFSAALGSSCVYPIDLANVYATFNRYGRKKPTYFIRKVEDRWGRTLEDHTAFDDPWAPLQDRVAAGYARLFEPGEQVMSPETGFILTHLLRGVVLQGTGGPATKLGKPAAGKTGTTNDSFDAWFSAYTRDLVTVAWVGYDLNPHPLGRYETGGRAALPIWLNYMKRALEGRPQGEFYPWQSMDLVKLYIDKKTGKIAQPGAKGAELMFFKKGTEPKDAVPDKNQVDPDQFMMGAQ; from the coding sequence ATGGCCGACCCCAAGACGACTGACCGCAGCCGCTCGAAGCTGGTGCTCGACGGCGTCCCCCGCGGACGCTGGTGGAAGTTCCTCCTGAAGGCCGCCGCGTGGCTGGCGCTCACCGGTGCCACCGCCGCCGCCGTGGCCGTGACGGTCATCTACTACAAGTACTCCGAGGGGCTGCCCGCCATCCCCAAGGTGGACGAGTACTGGCCGCCCATCGTCACCGAGGTCTACACCGACGACGCGGTGCTGGCCGGCGAGTTCTACAACGAGCGCCGCAAGGTGGTGCCGTACGAGCGAATCCCCAAGCGGCTCGTGCAGGCCTTCATCGCCAGCGAGGACTCCAGCTTCTTCGACCACTTCGGCGTGGACGTGCTCGGCACCGTGCGCGCCGGCGTCAAGACGGTGGGCGCCAAGCTGGGCCTGCGCTCCGGCGGTGTGCAGGGCGGCTCCACCCTCACGCAGCAGACGGCGAAGGCCGTCCTCATCTCCGCGGAGGGCTACAAGAACGCCACCGCGAAGACGCTCACCCGCAAGATTCGCGAGGCCATCCTCGCCTTCCGGCTGGAGCAGGCGCTGACCAAGGAAGAGATTCTCTACCTCTACCTGAACAACGTCTTCCTCGGGCACCACAGCTACGGCGTGCAGAGCGCGGCGGAGAACTACTACCGCAAGGACGTGCGCGACTTGACGCTGGGGGAGATGACGCTCATCGCCGGCCTGCCGCAGGCGCCCAGCCGCTACTCGCCCTTCCTGCGTCCGGAGGCCGCGCGCAAGCGCCGCTCCTACGTGCTGCGCCGCATGCTCGACGAGGGCATGATTTCGCAGGCCGAGCACGACGCCGCCAACGCCGAGCCGGTGAAGGTGTACCCGGTGGAGGACGTCTTCCACGAGTTCGCGCCGTTCTTCGTGGAGCAGGTGCGCAAGGACGTGGTGGACCGGTACGGCAACCCCGTGCTGCTGAAGGAGGGCCTCAAGGTCTTCACCACCATGGACAGCGAGCGCCAGCGCGCCGCGCAGGACGCGGTGCTGGACGGCCTGCTCACCGTGGACAAGCGCCAGGGCTGGCGCGGGCCGGTGGAGCAGCTGGCGAAGACGGAGGACATCAAGGCCTTCATCGAGCGCGCGAAGAAGGCCATGGGCAAGCAGGAGCTGGTGGAGAACCGGCTCTACGTCGGCGTCGTCACCGCGGTGGACTCGGACGGCAAGGGCGCGGACGTGCAGGTGGGGCCGTACTCGGGCCGGCTGCCGCTCTTGGGCATGCGCTGGGCGCGCAAGGTGAACCCGGAGGGCTACTACCCGGCGATGATGATTACGTCGGTGAAGAAGGCCATCGCCGTGGGCGACGTCCTCGTCCTGCGCCACGTGACGAAGAAGGACCTCACCGACGACAAGGAGCAGTGGGACCGCAAGCTGGCCGAGGAGATTCCGGACGAGGGCGTGACGCTCTTCCGCCTGGAGCAGACACCCGAGGCGCAGAGCGCGCTCGTCTCCATCGACCCCCACCGCCAGTACCTCTCCGCCATGGTGGGCGGCTACGACTTCGACGACAACGAGTTCAACCGCGCGTTCCAGGCCTGCCGCCAGCCGGGCAGCTCCTTCAAGCCCTTCGTCTACTCGGCGGCGCTGGAGCAGCTCAACTGGACGGAAGCCACCGTCATCGTCGACTCGCCGATTGTGGAGCACGACCCGGACAACAAGGTGTCGTGGAAGCCGGAGAACTACAGCGAGGAGTTCGTGGGTGACGTGCTGCTGCGCACCGCGCTCATCAACTCCATGAACATCCCCGCGGTGAAGACCTTCGCGGCGGTGGGCGTGAAGAACATGGCCGCGTGGGCGCAGAAGCTGGGCATGACGACGCCCATGAACATGGACTTCTCCGCGGCGCTCGGCTCGTCGTGCGTGTACCCCATTGACCTGGCCAACGTGTACGCGACGTTCAACCGCTACGGCCGCAAGAAGCCCACGTACTTCATCCGCAAGGTGGAGGACCGCTGGGGCCGCACGTTGGAGGACCACACGGCCTTCGACGACCCGTGGGCTCCGCTGCAGGACCGCGTGGCCGCCGGCTACGCGCGCCTCTTCGAGCCGGGCGAGCAGGTGATGAGCCCCGAGACGGGCTTCATCCTCACGCACCTGCTGCGCGGCGTGGTGCTCCAGGGCACCGGCGGCCCGGCCACCAAGCTGGGCAAGCCCGCGGCGGGCAAGACGGGCACCACCAACGACTCGTTCGACGCGTGGTTCTCCGCGTACACGCGGGACCTGGTGACGGTGGCGTGGGTGGGCTACGACCTGAACCCGCACCCGCTGGGCCGCTACGAGACGGGCGGCCGCGCGGCGCTGCCCATCTGGCTCAACTACATGAAGCGCGCGCTGGAGGGCCGGCCGCAGGGCGAGTTCTACCCGTGGCAGTCCATGGACCTGGTGAAGCTCTACATCGACAAGAAGACGGGGAAGATTGCCCAGCCCGGCGCCAAGGGCGCGGAGCTGATGTTCTTCAAGAAGGGCACCGAGCCGAAGGACGCCGTGCCCGACAAGAACCAGGTGGACCCGGACCAGTTCATGATGGGCGCGCAGTAG
- the pyrF gene encoding orotidine-5'-phosphate decarboxylase: MTSFAPPFIYNFNALADQRSPFCLGVDPSKDLLTRWGLPDTAQGLREFCDRVADAAADKVALVKPQSAFFERHGPDGLKVLQHVMKRFKQGGALTLLDVKRGDIGSTMDAYAQSLFGPNSAYHVDAATFTAYLGFGALVKTLELARAANAFAFVVVRSSNPEGTALQNSKGSDGRTVAEALADDIRAFNEQPGPKAFPVVGAVMGATLPDSDRGVVERLGGTLMLTPGIGAQGAGFDDLKRLFAGRELQVVPTATRSVLEAGPDAASLRDALERHLEPARRFRDGAKR; this comes from the coding sequence ATGACGTCCTTTGCTCCTCCGTTCATCTACAACTTCAACGCGCTCGCGGACCAGCGCTCGCCGTTCTGCCTCGGCGTGGACCCGTCGAAGGATTTGCTCACCCGCTGGGGGCTGCCGGACACGGCGCAGGGCCTGCGCGAGTTCTGCGACCGCGTGGCCGACGCCGCCGCGGACAAGGTGGCGCTGGTGAAGCCGCAGAGCGCCTTCTTCGAGCGGCACGGGCCGGACGGCCTCAAGGTGCTCCAGCACGTGATGAAGCGCTTCAAGCAGGGCGGCGCGCTCACGCTGCTGGACGTGAAGCGCGGGGACATCGGCTCCACCATGGACGCGTACGCGCAAAGCCTCTTCGGGCCCAACAGCGCGTACCACGTGGACGCCGCCACCTTCACTGCCTACCTGGGCTTCGGCGCGCTGGTGAAGACTTTGGAGTTGGCGCGCGCGGCCAACGCCTTCGCCTTCGTGGTGGTGCGCTCGTCCAACCCGGAAGGCACCGCGCTCCAGAACTCGAAGGGGAGCGACGGCCGCACCGTGGCCGAGGCGCTGGCGGACGACATCCGCGCGTTCAACGAGCAGCCCGGCCCCAAGGCCTTCCCCGTGGTGGGCGCCGTCATGGGCGCCACCCTGCCCGACAGTGACAGGGGCGTGGTGGAGCGGCTCGGCGGCACGCTGATGCTCACGCCGGGCATCGGCGCGCAGGGCGCGGGCTTCGATGATTTGAAGCGCCTGTTCGCCGGACGCGAGCTCCAGGTGGTGCCCACCGCCACGCGCTCCGTGCTGGAGGCAGGCCCGGATGCCGCTTCGCTGCGTGACGCGCTGGAGCGCCACCTCGAGCCCGCGCGCCGCTTCCGCGACGGCGCGAAGCGCTGA
- a CDS encoding SDR family NAD(P)-dependent oxidoreductase: MADMSYRTALVTGASSGLGRGLALWLAKRGLRVFAAGRRVSQLEALSAEAQAAGSTVEPLELDVNQAEAAMERIRELDGECGGLDLVVANAGVGGVTHGRRLQWEKVRSIIDTNVTGAAATLTAVLPRMVERRRGHVVGISSLAAYRGLAGHAAYSASKAFLATFMESLRVDLGGSGVRVTCVYPGFVKSEMTAKNDFPMPFLMETDAAVELMGKGILRGDTELTFPWQLALPTRLVKVLPNPLFDAAARRLR; this comes from the coding sequence ATGGCGGACATGAGCTACCGGACAGCGCTGGTGACGGGGGCCTCGAGCGGCCTGGGACGCGGGCTGGCGCTGTGGTTGGCCAAGCGCGGTCTGCGCGTGTTCGCCGCCGGCAGACGCGTGTCCCAGCTCGAGGCCCTGTCCGCCGAGGCCCAGGCGGCGGGCTCCACCGTGGAGCCCCTGGAGCTGGACGTCAACCAGGCCGAAGCGGCCATGGAGCGCATCCGCGAGCTCGACGGTGAGTGCGGCGGCCTGGACTTGGTGGTGGCCAACGCGGGCGTCGGCGGCGTCACCCACGGCAGGCGCCTCCAGTGGGAGAAGGTCCGGAGCATCATCGACACCAACGTCACCGGCGCCGCTGCCACGCTGACGGCCGTGCTGCCGCGCATGGTGGAGCGGCGGCGCGGGCACGTGGTGGGCATCTCCAGCCTCGCGGCGTACCGGGGGCTGGCGGGCCACGCGGCGTACTCCGCGTCCAAGGCCTTCCTGGCGACCTTCATGGAGAGCCTGCGCGTGGACCTCGGCGGCTCCGGCGTGCGCGTCACCTGCGTCTACCCCGGCTTCGTGAAGAGCGAGATGACGGCGAAGAACGACTTCCCCATGCCCTTCCTCATGGAGACGGACGCCGCCGTGGAGCTGATGGGCAAGGGCATCCTCCGAGGCGACACGGAGCTGACCTTCCCCTGGCAGCTCGCGCTGCCCACGCGTCTCGTGAAGGTGTTGCCCAATCCCCTCTTCGACGCCGCCGCGCGCCGGCTGCGCTGA
- a CDS encoding response regulator: MNDAMNCVMAVDDDADILLAFKDVLEMEGYSVLLARSGREALDLLRRGARPAVILLDLMMPDISGWEFRELQLADATLASLPVVVVSGQGVSARDVASLGVSGYLKKPVDLDQLLGTVERYVRRPQAQPQHA; this comes from the coding sequence GTGAATGACGCCATGAACTGCGTGATGGCGGTGGATGACGACGCCGACATCCTGCTCGCCTTCAAGGACGTGCTGGAGATGGAGGGGTACAGCGTGCTGCTCGCCCGAAGCGGGCGCGAGGCGCTGGACCTCCTGCGGCGGGGCGCGCGCCCGGCCGTCATCCTGCTCGACTTGATGATGCCGGACATCAGCGGCTGGGAGTTCCGCGAGCTGCAGCTCGCCGACGCCACGCTCGCCTCCCTCCCCGTGGTGGTGGTCTCCGGGCAGGGAGTGAGCGCGCGCGACGTGGCCTCGCTCGGCGTGTCCGGCTACCTCAAGAAGCCGGTGGACCTGGACCAGTTGCTGGGCACCGTGGAGCGCTACGTGCGACGCCCGCAGGCCCAGCCGCAGCACGCGTGA